One Coffea eugenioides isolate CCC68of chromosome 2, Ceug_1.0, whole genome shotgun sequence genomic window, CCCCACAAACCAAAAGAGCCAGCCAACATGCAAACGCTGGAGAATCAGTTTCACAAAGCCAGCTTAAACCCACtgttttcttgaacttttcagtaagaaagaaagaaaaaggctGGTCTTTTCTGTTTACtgagaaaagggagaaaagatgAAGCACGAAGAACAAGCTCGGTCCCTTTTTGGGATTTCTTTAACTGAATGGCCTAAATGGAAGCAGTTCCTTATTTGCTCTTCTGGGTTCTTCTTTGGTTATCTCATCAATGGCATCTGTGAGGTACGTGTATGTGTATtgcaacctctaattatctctgaAAAGGGAGAAGCGAATCCATAATTGCATTTATTCTTGATACTCTGTTGTCATAAAAACATATTGAAAGAGATCAATTACAAGATTATGAAGCAGAAGTATTGGGGCACTAGTTGTGAGGGATCGGTTAGAAGTTTggttatttttcttcttctttttttttttttttttgctagttTTGCTGTATTGGTAATTCTCATGTTTTTTTGGGGCAAGTATCTTGATCACGAATTACTGAATACAGAAGTCAGTTTCTTTATCATGCTTGAACTTGCTTTTCCAATGACACAAGTCTGCGAGATACTAAGTGCTTTCTATTTTTGGGTTTAGTTGAATTTAGCAGTATTTTGTGGAGTAATGTATTCTGCAACTCGTTTTGATCCTAAATATTGTCGCCGTCAGTATTTATGTTAGTTTCCTGTGCAATCTCCGTGTTAAATAATTTTTGCATGGGTCCCATTTTGGACTTCCTTTTGCATTTAGCACAGAAATTTATCATAGAGATTGTACTGTAAACTTAAATTTTTAAATTCGCAAAGCTGTTAGCTATCTTTCGATTGTTTCatattccttttttcttttcatcttgTGGCTTTGTGAGGAAGAGCGACAGGGAAAGAGGAAAGCTCCTTAAATTGCTAGcaacaccttttttttttggctgattAATATGTCACTTCTTGTACTTATTAGGTTGGTAAATGGTctcattttttcaattttctgatGTCTATTTTTAGGATTCTTGTATTTGTGCATCCACATTATGCTTAATTGTCATTTGAACggaactcttttctttttttttcaggaaTATGTATACAATAGGCTCCAATTCAGGTGAGCTTTTGCTGTTACACATAGTTCTTGATATTCAAAATGTTCTACAAAAGATGAGTTCTATTGCAGTGAGTAATCTGGTCTTAATTAATGTCCGTTCTGCCTTCTTGTAGCTATGGCTGGTACTTCACGTTTGTCCAAGGATGGGTGTATCTTTTACTGATTTACTTGCAAGGCTTCACACCTAAGCAAATGGTGAATCCTTGGAAGACTTATGTAAAGCTGTCTGCTGTGCTTATGGGTTCACATGGACTTACCAAAGGTTCATTGGCATTTCTTAATTATCCGGCCCAGCTCATGTTCAAATCCACCAAGGTGAATCCATAGCTTTCTTACCATTTGTATAGTATTTGCATTGAAATTAATCTTTCATGCACTTGTTTTTTCAACTTATGCATCATACATCCCCTTGAAAAGCAGAGTAAATAGTCTGGATGTTGATATTATGATTAGGCTGCCAAATATGAACTAAAGTCCACATCTAGGCAAAAGTCTTGACAAAATTGTAATATGGATGCCAATTCACTTAGCTTTTTCATTACCTTGTAGCCTAGCATTTTGCAGGCGTTGGCTCTCTGAGGATGGGTGGCCTTCTGGCTTGCTTCTCATCAGATTGATGCAGTTTGCTTGAGGCTTTAAAAACCTGAGATTGCTTGAGATCTGACTAGAGAAGAGCTTTCATTTTCTTATGTTATAAAAATGACTTGTATTTTGATGTGCCTAATCTTTCTGCATCGATGATTTGCATTCACTGTCTTTATGGTTCACAAGTTCGTTAATTTGCTGCATTTTCCAGGTTTTGCCTGTGATGATAATGGGCGCCTTCATTCCAGGATTAAGACGGAAATATCCTCCTCATGAATATGTATCTGCCATCCTCTTAGTTGTGGGCTTGATTCTTTTCACTTTGGCAGATGCACAAACTTCGCCAAATTTTAGTGTAGTTGGTGTTATAATGGTGTCTGGAGCTTTGATTATGGATTCTTTTCTGGGGAACTTGCAAGAAGCTATCTTTACTATGAGTCCTGAAACAACCCAGGTAAGTAGCATTTGATCTCATTAATTTGCAAGTCTTCAAGTATGCAAAACTAGTCATGGTGAAGGTATGATACTTGTTCTTCCATTTCCATTGTCTTGGCAGATGGAGATGTTGTTTTGTTCAACTGTTGTTGGCTTACCGCTCTTGATTCCACCAATGCTTTTGACAGGAGAACTATTTAGGGCATGGAGTTCATGCTCCCAGGTACATGCTCAACGGtcatcttttaattttctcTAACCTTGTACAAAACTTGATCATAATTTCTTGCTTTGCAGCATTTGTATGTATATGGTGTTCTGATCTTCGAGGCCATGGCTACCTTTGTCGGGCAAGTCTCAGTCCTTTCCCTGATTGCCCTCTTTGGCGCTGCCACTACCGCCATGGTACGttcatttcatttgcattcttCCTTCACCTTGAAATTGTGCGACAAAGGCAGCAACAATTCAGGCACTATAGGAATGTTTTCAGCTAGCATTTGTTTCAGTCACGCATTCTAAACTTCGTCATACAAACTGGTTCTCAGTTCATGACATCGATCACACGCACTGATCAATGCCTAGAAGCAAATTTAAAGTTTTCTTGGGTAAGAAAATTCAAGTTCTTTACTCCGCCTGACTCTATTGATATCTCACAGGTTACCACAGCGAGGAAGGCGGTAACGTTGCTCCTGTCCTATTTGATATTTACTAAGCCACTGACTGAACAACATGGAACTGGGTTGCTTCTTATATCTATGGGAATCATACTGAAGCTATTGCCTGATACTAAGCCCCGCAAGCCATCTGTAGCCCAAGCTCCTGCCTCCAGGGCCGGAAAACCATCATCTAGCAATGGGAGCAATTCTCAGATGGAAATtgaggaagaggaagagaaaagaCCATTAGTCTGAAATTTGGATGTTTGAAACTGTAATTTACgttcattttattgatgatcTTACGAATAGATAGAGAGTAAAAAGTAGACGAGGAGTATAGTAGATTTTAGGCTGTTGTTTGCCTTCTTCTTTCTCTTGGAAGGAAAGGTGCGTTGATGATTTTAATATACTTCCTGCTTGCTCCGTCTTACTTTCCAAGTCACATTGAGCATATTGGGAATGGGAATGGGGTTCTCAGGAGATTGAAGTTTTTGGGGATTGTTTCCCAGCagaaaacacataaaaaattgtCTCATGGAATGGCAAGGGGACCCTTAAGGGGCTATTTATGTAACTTTCATTGGATATtgacaataaaaataaaaagcgGCTGTGTTGGGCTCAAAACCTCAACATGGCATGATGTTTGAACGTTTAGTATAAAGCCGGTTGTGCAAAAGAGCTCAAGGGGTTGTTGTTAGGTTAGGAGTGCGAAAGAATCGAATTCAATTGAATAGTTTGTGAGATTATTTGATCAAAACTCGAATGAGTCAAATTCAATTGAATAGCTTATAAGATTATTTGGTCAAAACTTGAACTCGGACTTGTATTGATCGAATTCGGAGTCTAATTTGAACCGTTGGAGTTATTTGACGAAATCAACCTCAAGAGCTATTTAACGAGTTTAATCTCAATCTTAATATATGACGTTCAAAACTTATtgaattttatataaaatatctATTTTGTCCGTTATttgattatattttttaaattcgTTAAGGCTCGCTTAGATTCATTTGAGTtcaattaaatttaattttcgagTTTGAGCTCGAATTTAAGTAAAATTATACTCGAACTCAAATTCAAACTCGATTCTCAATAATTCAACGAGCTCGAACAcgatctcaaaatttttaaattgagTTGACATTGAGTAATGCACTCTTTAATTTTGGCTCGATTCAACTGCACCCATATCTGACAAAAAGACTTGCAACTAAACGGAACCGGGGGCGGGGGGAggaaaagaatttttttaatctttacTACATTGTGGGAACCGGCCCGTATTGCGGGTAAATACTACGAGATGAAGCCACGCGTAAGTTCCTTTAACAGGCAACTCCAAGACTAGCAGCTGTCGGACACGTGTAAGTTCCTTTAACATGCGCGGTGAGGAGTGACACATCCACCATTTTTACGGCCACTCGCGTCGCCATTTATTCTTTTACTGCCTTTTAGCCGCTTCAAACTTCAAAGATCGAATCCTCGCAAAAATCTGTCTTATTTATTTAGCTGCAAAACAGGAGATATACAACTAGGCCGGGAAAGAATGGTGGATGACAAAAATGCTAGTACCATCAATCCCTTGCTCCAGCCAGTAATATTGGTGGGGCATGGAGATCATATTGTTGATGAGGAAGGCACCAATAGTGAGAGGCCAAAAGAACCATGGAAAAAGGAGTACGTGAAGAGCATTGTTTATGCTGGTTTGGATGCAATTATCACTTCCTTTTCTCTCATCTCCTCCATCTCTGGTGGTCACCTCTCTTCCGGTTAGTCCATGGATCAATCAATGTGTATGGTCCATATTATGATATTCTCATGCCAGACAgtcaattgcattttttttttattctccgTCTATTTAGCAACCTGCCGATAGAGTTATGTATTTAGAATCTCAGATTCACGTCTAACAAGAGGTTGGTCCATCATAAGATAATTTATAGGgaaaattttagaaacctcttctgagatttctgacactttcactgaTCTTCCCTTAAAGTTTTAGCAATTACGCTGACCTCCCCTG contains:
- the LOC113761717 gene encoding UDP-galactose/UDP-glucose transporter 2-like; the protein is MKHEEQARSLFGISLTEWPKWKQFLICSSGFFFGYLINGICEEYVYNRLQFSYGWYFTFVQGWVYLLLIYLQGFTPKQMVNPWKTYVKLSAVLMGSHGLTKGSLAFLNYPAQLMFKSTKVLPVMIMGAFIPGLRRKYPPHEYVSAILLVVGLILFTLADAQTSPNFSVVGVIMVSGALIMDSFLGNLQEAIFTMSPETTQMEMLFCSTVVGLPLLIPPMLLTGELFRAWSSCSQHLYVYGVLIFEAMATFVGQVSVLSLIALFGAATTAMVTTARKAVTLLLSYLIFTKPLTEQHGTGLLLISMGIILKLLPDTKPRKPSVAQAPASRAGKPSSSNGSNSQMEIEEEEEKRPLV